Proteins co-encoded in one Ornithorhynchus anatinus isolate Pmale09 chromosome 14, mOrnAna1.pri.v4, whole genome shotgun sequence genomic window:
- the SEC23A gene encoding protein transport protein Sec23A, producing MTTFLEFIQQNEDRDGVRFSWNVWPSSRLEATRMVVPVASLFTPLKERPDLPPIQYEPVLCSRTTCRAVLNPLCQVDYRAKLWACNFCYQRNQFPPTYAGISEMNQPAELLPQFSSIEYVVLRGPQMPLIFLYVVDTCMEDEDLQALKESMQMSLSLLPPTALVGLITFGRMVQVHELGCEGISKSYVFRGTKDLTAKQLQEMLGLSKVPVTQAARGPQVQQPPPSNRFLQPVQKIDMNLTDLLGELQRDPWPVPQGKRPLRSSGVALSIAVGLLECTFPNTGARIMMFIGGPSTQGPGMVVGDELKTPIRSWHDIEKDNAKFVKKGTKHFEALANRAATTGHVIDIYACALDQTGLLEMKCCPNLTGGYMVMGDSFNTSLFKQTFQRVFTKDGQGQFKMGFGGTLEIKTSREIKISGAIGPCVSLNSKGPCVSENEIGTGGTCQWKICGLNPNTTLALYFEVVNQHNAPIPQGGRGAIQFVTQYQHSSGQRRIRVTTVARNWADAQTQIQNIAASFDQEAAAILMARLAVYRAETEEGPDVLRWLDRQLIRLCQKFGEYHKDDPSSFRFSETFSLYPQFMFHLRRSSFLQVFNNSPDESSYYRHHFMRQDLTQSLIMIQPILYAYSFSGPPEPVLLDSSSILADRILLMDTFFQILIYHGETIAQWRKSGYQDMPEYENFRHLLQAPIDDAQEILHSRFPMPRYIDTEHGGSQARFLLSKVNPSQTHNNMYAWGQESGAPILTDDVSLQVFMDHLKKLAVSSAA from the exons aTGACGACCTTCCTAGAATTTATCCAGCAGAATGAAGATAGGGATGGAGTCCGGTTTAGTTGGAATGTTTGGCCTTCAAGTCGCCTCGAAGCCACAAGAATGGTGGTACCCGTGGCTTCCCTCTTTACCCCGCTGAAAGAGAGACCTGACCTGCCTCCAATCCAATATGAGCCCGTCCTCTGCAGCAGGACCACATGCCGTGCAGTTTTGAACCCTTTATG TCAAGTGGATTATCGAGCAAAACTCTGGGCTTGCAATTTTTGCTATCAGAGAAATCAG TTTCCCCCTACTTATGCCGGTATATCTGAAATGAATCAACCTGCTGAACTTTTACCTCAGTTTTCTAGCATTGAATATGTAGTGCTG CGGGGCCCACAAATGCCTTTGATATTTCTGTATGTGGTGGACACTTGTATGGAAGATGAAGACTTACAAGCCCTGAAGGAATCCATGCAGATGTCATTAAGCCTTTTACCACCTACAGCTTTGGTGGGACTTATTACTTTTGGAAGAATGGTGCAGGTTCATGAACTTGGTTGCGAGGGCATTTCTAAAAGCTACGTCTTCAGAGGCACAAAAGATCTGACTGCAAAACAGCTTCAG GAAATGTTGGGGCTGTCAAAAGTCCCCGTCACTCAGGCAGCACGGGGACCCCAAGTACAGCAACCACCTCCTTCCAACAG ATTTCTACAACCAGTTCAGAAAATAGACATGAATCTTACAGACCTCTTGGGAGAACTGCAGCGGGATCCTTGGCCTGTTCCCCAGGGGAAGAGACCTCTGCGTTCCTCTGGGGTGGCTCTTTCCATTGCAGTAGGACTCCTTGAG TGCACTTTCCCTAACACAGGTGCCCGCATCATGATGTTCATAGGTGGTCCCTCTACTCAGGGACCTGGAATGGTGGTTGGTGATGAGCTGAAGACCCCCATAAGGTCTTGGCATGACATTGAAAAGGACAATGCTAAATTTGTTAAAAAGGGAACTAAG CATTTTGAAGCACTGGCTAATCGGGCAGCTACAACTGGTCATGTTATCGACATTTATGCATGTGCATTGGATCAGACCGGTCTTCTGGAGATGAAATGTTGTCCTAACCTCACTGG AGGATACATGGTAATGGGAGATTCTTTCAATACTTCCTTATTCAAACAAACTTTCCAAAGAGTGTTTACTAAAGATGGGCAAGGACAATTCAAAATGGGATTTGGAGGCACATTAGAAATAAAG acatcAAGGGAAATAAAAATTTCAGGAGCGATTGGACCCTGTGTGTCACTCAATTCTAAAGGACCCTGCGTGTCAGAAAAT GAGATAGGAACAGGCGGCACTTGCCAATGGAAGATATGTGGACTAAATCCCAATACAACTTTGGCCCTGTATTTTGAGGTGGTGAATCAG CACAATGCTCCAATCCCTCAAGGAGGACGTGGAGCAATACAGTTTGTAACCCAGTACCAGCATTCAAGCGGGCAGAGACGGATCAGAGTTACCACAGTGGCCAGGAA CTGGGCAGATGCTCAAACACAGATCCAAAACATTGCTGCTTCCTTTGATCAGGAGGCTGCTGCCATCCTTATGGCCAGGCTGGCAGTGTACAGGGCAGAGACAGAAGAAGGTCCCGATGTGCTTCGGTGGCTGGACAGACAGCTCATTCGGCTG TGTCAGAAATTTGGAGAGTATCACAAAGATGATCCGAGTTCCTTTAGATTTTCGGAAACTTTTTCTCTGTACCCTCAG TTTATGTTCCATTTAAGAAGATCTTCCTTCCTGCAAGTTTTTAACAACAGCCCTGATGAGAGCTCATATTACCGCCATCATTTCATGAGGCAAGATCTAACCCAGTCATTAATTATGATTCAACCGATTCTCTACGCTTATTCTTTTAGCGGACCTCCAGAG CCGGTTCTTCTTGACAGCAGCAGTATCCTTGCAGACCGCATTCTTCTCATGGACACCTTCTTCCAGATTCTGATCTACCATGGCGAG ACCATAGCACAGTGGCGCAAGTCAGGCTACCAAGACATGCCAGAGTATGAAAATTTCCGCCACCTGCTGCAAGCTCCAATTGACGATGCCCAGGAAATTCTCCATTCCAGGTTTCCGATGCCCCGGTACATTGATACGGAGCATGGAGGCAGCCAG GCTCGCTTCCTGCTTTCAAAAGTCAACCCATCGCAGACACATAACAACATGTATGCTTGGGGGCAG GAATCCGGTGCACCTATTCTCACAGATGACGTCAGTTTGCAAGTCTTTATGGACCACCTAAAGAAACTGGCTGTATCCAGTGCTGCCTGA